The sequence below is a genomic window from candidate division KSB1 bacterium.
TTTATTTTTGTTTAGATTAAAAGATTTCTCGTCGTAAACTCCTCGAAATGACAATATTATAAGTTATTTCAGAAGTCTCAGATGATATCTCATAAACGATTATCTTAAACTCAATCTCATAATTTGTTGCAATTGAGTCTATTTTTCGATAAATTTACGGCTAATTTGAATTTAGAAAAGCAGGAGATTAAATTGAAAAAAGGTATTCATCCAAAATATGAATTAACAACTGTTACGTGTGCTTGTGGAAATACTTTCCAGACACGTTCAACTGTTGATAATCTTCACCTGGATATTTGTTCTAATTGTCATCCCTTTTTTACCGGTAAGCAAAAATTGGTTGATTCTGCCGGACGGGTTGAAAAGTTCATGCGCAAATATAAAAAAGTGGAAAGTACTGCTTAAATTATTCCCAAAATCTGGCAGTGACGGAATCATTCAATTATTTTGAATATTCCGTTTTTTTTTGTCCATGTAGATGCTGATATAATTCTTAATTTTTACATTACTGAGAAAATTTGATGTTAGAAAAACTTATTGAAATCGAAACTCGTTTTGAGAATATAAATTCAGAGCTGAGTGATCCGGGAATCATGTCAGACATTGAGAATTATACCAAGCTGTCAAAGGAACAAAGTGAACTGGAACCACTGGTTAAAACAATACGCGAGTACAAATCTATATTAAAAAATATCAAAGATGATGAAGAGTTGCTAAAAGAAGATATTGAGATTGAGTTACGGGAAATGGCCGAAGTTGAATTAGAGGAGTTAAAATCTTCGCTAGACGAAATCGAAGAAAAACTTAAAGTAATGCTGATTCCTAAAGATCCACAGGATAATAAAAATATTATCATGGAAATCCGTGCAGGGACCGGTGGTGATGAAGCGGGTTTATTTGCT
It includes:
- the rpmE gene encoding 50S ribosomal protein L31; translated protein: MKKGIHPKYELTTVTCACGNTFQTRSTVDNLHLDICSNCHPFFTGKQKLVDSAGRVEKFMRKYKKVESTA